Within Amedibacterium intestinale, the genomic segment CATATGTATCACTTCCTACTCTTATTATACCTTCTTTTTTCTGTTTTTTTACACATCTGTCATAAAGCGTGTGATTTCGACAAATAGAAACATTTACAATGTAGGCATAGAAGGAGTGAGTTATTATGAAGGGACCAGGAATTAAAGATTACTTGGAAGTAATTAAGGAAATGAAAGAAAGTGCATTGAAACAGGGGAAGGAAACATTGGAAATCAATTCTAAAAAGTTACATGCATTGGTTTCTCCAAACCATGCGACAATGCCAACTTGTTGTCAGGCATTGTATAAAATGATGTTAGAAGGAGATGAAATCTTACAAAAACCAAAAGGGATGACGGGTTTTGGTTCTCATCTTACTATATGTTTTCATTTGAATGATTTAGAAACAAGGGGAAGAATGTTTCCAGAAAAGAAACGAGGCAGACCTGCGAAAAGTGAAGAGGAAAAACTAGCCGCAAGAAAAGCAAAAATGAAACGAAATACAGAAGACTTAGGAAATCTGATCAAGACATGGTTAAAAGAGAATGGATGGGAATTTGAAGATCGAAAAGATGTCATTGAAGCACATCATGACGAAAATAAATGGATCATTAATGTACAAGGTATAAAAAGAGGAAGAAAACAGACGCTGCCGGTAAAATTAAGTGAAGCATTAAAATATATTGATGATACAAAGATTCATTATAGTATCGCATTTAATGATTCACTATCTTATCGAAGACAGTGGAGTGAAATACCAAGTGCAGTAAAAAATAGTTTGAATATGAGTGTTATTTTGGCAGATAAAAAAGGAAATATTATAGAAATATAACTGTTTAAGGTACGAATATCGTACCTTTTTTTGTGTTGAGGAAGTATTGATTTGATAATACAGATAGGGTGTATGAAAAGATAAATGAGTTTACGAAAGATTTTATAAGTGACTGTTAATGTATGTTTTAAGCTTATATCAGAGTGATTATGACTTTTTATTGTAAATAACTAATAAAGCTGTTAAATGCTCTTAAAATGGATAAAATCATGGATTTAGGATAGGGCAAAAATAATAAATAAAAAAAGACGAGAATTTCTCGTCTTATGGTCTACGAATTCCTGTAATTGATTGTCCGTAAGAAGCCCAAGTGTTTACATTACTTACGATAACACCCTGACTAGGATTAGCAGCATGAACCATCTGTCCTCCACCAATGTAGATAGATACGTGGCTTCCACCATCCCATACAATGATATCACCTGACTTCATGTTGTTGTAAGATACAGCAGAACCAACACCAGCCTGTCCATATCCAGAACGAGGAACACTTACACCAGCCTGTCCGTATGCATAATAGATTAGACCAGAGCAGTCAAATCCAGAAGGAGTAGCTCCTCCCCATACATAATTTCCACCAACATATCCCATTGCAATAGAAGCAGCACCAGAATTTCCAGCAGAACCAGAAGGGTTATAGTTTCCACCAACATAACTTGAAGAAGAATTTGAACTTGAATTTGAATAAGATCTTGTTACGTGTTTAGTCGCAACACCATCTTTATCGAAGTCATATCCTTTGTAATCTTTTGTATCAGTAACAGCAGTACCATTGCTTTCGAAATAGTATTTATCGCCACTGATTGTTTTCCATCCAGTTACCATGTAACCTTTAGAATCAAAGTAATATTTTTCTCCATCGATTTTCTTCCACCCTTTTGTTAAATATCCAGTAGAAGAATAATACTGTTTTTTCTTTCCGACTTTCTGCCATCCAGTTTTGAATGAACCGTCTTTCGCAAAATTATATTTTTTCCCATTGATTTTTGTTGCACCAGTTGCTAGAGAACCATCTTCTTTAAAGTAAACTTTTTTCCCTTTTAAAGTTGACCATCCCTTCTGGATGAAACCATCTTCTGAGAAATTATAAGTAGCACCATCAATATTCTGTAAACCAGTTAATGGTGTACCATAAGTAGAATAATATCTTGTGTGATCGTCTTGCCATCCTGTTAAAAGTTTTCCTGATTTCTGGAATGTATATTCATGTCCATCGATAACAGTTTTTCCAGTAACCTTTAACCCTTCAGCATTGAAGAAATATGTATCGTTGTTGATTTCTTTCCATCCGGTAACTGCTTTTCCATTTTCGTCTAAGTAGTAAGTACCTTCATCCAGAATCAACCATTCCGTTTTAATTTTTCCGTTTTCTTTGTATACGCCATTATGCCATCCATCAGAATTAGATGCCGCATATACTGTTGTCACAGCGCAAGCACATGTCGCCAAAGACAGAATAAGTGCAACTTTTTTCGTGTTCTTTTCGATAAAATTCATGTAATCACCTCGACATCAACACGACCATTGTAACAAAGACTTTTTAATCGTGCAACCTAAAAATGGCTCAGTTACGCTCATTTGAAGGCAAAGCTGGAAGTAAATAATTGTCTGAGAGTTGATATTCATAGGCTTTTAGCTCATTTTAAAAAATTTAGAAAAAATTTATTTTTTTTTGCTTTTTTTTAGAAATTTCATGGTTTTGTACAGAAAATATGAACAAATCTTCTACTTATTCCTGTACCAATAGACAGAACCGTTAGAGGAAGGAAAACCACTAACTGGATCTACTTTTTTTTCGATGATATTGTTGCTTGGCTGATACCAGGGACCTTCCTTTTTTTCATACAATGCGTTCATGGTATCTTTAAAGATTTCCTTGCTGGAACTATAATATTTCTTTTCAAGAATTCGATTGTCATCAAAGCCACACCAAATGCTGAATATATATTCTGGGTTATATGCCATAACCAGCGAATCCCAATCACTCGTACCAGATTTTATTGCCATTTTTATATTCGGTTCATAGCCATACATGCTTGGAAATGTATAGCCTTTATTTTTGATGTCGTAGGTGCTTGTTAACATTTGCGAAATAATTAAACAATCATCACGATCAAGAAGTGGTTTTATATCTTTTTCATGTTCATATAGTACTTCTTCATTTGTATTGATGGAGCGAATTAAGGATGGCTGTACATACAACCCTTCCGAAGCAAGTGCCATGTAAATTCTAGAAAGTTCCATAAGATTCATACTAACAGTTCCAAGTGCTTCACTTGGTGTAGGCTGTGATTGGGTAATGCCAAACTTCAAAAGGGAATTGTGCAGTGTTTCTTCTCCAAGAAATAAATGTGTTTTTACCGCATAGATATTATCGCTTAAGGATAATGCATTGATCATAGAAATATTTGCATTTGCATATAAATTGCCATAATTACTTGGTGAGTATGGTTCTTGATTAGGAAGCTGAAAAGTTGTTTTTTGTGATAAAAATTGTGTAGAGGGAGTAAATCCCTGTTGAAGTGCATCATAATACAAAAGAGGCTTTATGGTACTAGCGACTTGACGGGAAGAATGTATAGCACGATTATACTGCGACAGTGTGTAGTCTTTTCCTCCAGATAAGGCCATGACACCACCGCTAAATGGCTGTGTAATAATAGCTGCAGTTTCTAATTCACTGTCTTTTGGCATATTTTTACGAATGGCATTGTTTAAAGAGCGCTGAACATCTTCCTGATAATACGTATGTATCTGAATTTCCTGATCAAGTGAGATATCCATTTTGTTTAATTCTTCCAAAACTGCATTTATGTAGTATTGGTTGATAGAAGGGTCTTCATCATTGCTGTGATCGACATAAGCAAGCTCTTCTGCTTGTGCTTCCTGCATTTGTTTCGTGGTTATAAGGTGATTATGTTCTAATACGGATAAAATTAGGTCTTGTCGTTTTTTCGCATGTTCTTCATTGACATAAGGGGAGTAAAGTGAAGGACCATTTGGAATACCAACAAGCATGGCTGTTTGAGCGATGCTTAAATCTTTCATGTCTTTGCCAAAAAAGAATTCTGAAGCACTGGCAACTCCATATATTCCATGCCCAAAGTAAATGGTATTCAGATAGCCTTCTAAAATATCTTTTTTGCTGTATTGCATTTCCAGTCTTGCAGCATATAGAAGTTCTTCAATTTTTCTGGAAAAGGTCTGCTCATTTGTCAAAAATAAATTTTTAGCATATTGCTGCGTGATGGTAGAACCGCCTTGAACAATTTCTCCATGTGCTAAATTTGTGATAAGAGCTTTGCTGATACGAATGGGATCAAAGCCGGGATGATAATAAAAACGCTTGTCCTCTACAGCGACAAAGGCATCCTGTAGAAAGTCGGGTATTTCTTCAATTGGAGTCCATGATAAATTTTTTTTAAAATTAGATTCATAAATAACAGAGGAATCATTGTCATAAATTGTTATGTTTTTTCGTTCTTCCTCCAAAGAAAGCCGATCGAAAAAAGCATAGGCATATACTGCCAAAAATAATGTCAACAAAAAGAAAAAACACCATAAAATAATCTTTCTAACTTTTTTCAAGAATAACACCTCATTATTCATAGTGTGAACATGAATAAGAATTTTAAACTGAAGAAAAAGGAAAAAGAAGAAGAGAAGACTTGCAACAGAAGAAAATGGAAAGAAATATTATATTATAAAATTAGAATATAATATTAATGGATTATAGTGAAATCACTTGATAATAGTAGAATAGAGTATTGGTTTTTTCGACATATATAATATAAGGAAAGATTTTATAAAAATTAGATCATTAAAAAGTTAGGAATAATTGCTATATATATAATATAAGGAAGAGTATTTAAAATTTATGTAAAAAAAGAGATTCTTTTGATAGAAAAATTAGATTATAAACATCGATTTTGATGAAATTTATATTCTAAAATTAGAATATTTCTTTATGATATTTATATTATAAAAGTGGAATATATTTTTTGAATAAAATACTTTCGTGGTATGTATTTAGGAAAAATGAAAAATAGGAACATAAAAAATTTATTTTTTTAATGAAAAAAAGGTTGCAGAGAATATAAATTCTGCTATAATGCTAAACGAATGTGGTGAAGACATGAAAAAATATGTAAATGTAAAACAGAAACATCTTTATACAAATGAGCGAAATGTCATGTTTGACGGATATGCTATATATTATAAGGAACATGAAGAGATGCGCTTGGAATATAAAGAAGAAGATGGGCATACAAAAGTATCGGTATGTGCAGCAGATTCAAGTCTAAAGATTGAAAGAACAAGCAAAGAAATGTGTACAAGTCTTTCTTTTCTTCCGAATAAGACGACAAAAGGATTTGTTCGCTCAGAGTTTGGTACGATTGATTTACAGGTCTATACGCATAAGTATATTAGAAAAGATAGTATTATTGCCATTGAATACGACATTCTTATTGAGGGAGAAGTAAGCGATGGCTATCGTATTATATGGAATGTGAAGGAGGATATGTATTCATGAATCAGATTGAAACAGCCTTGAAACAGGCGTTGGCTAATGCAGTAAAAGTATCTTTTGATGTTGAATTGGCTCCAGAGGAGATTGTTATTGAAATTCCAAAGGATAAAAGTCATGGGGATTATTCTACAAATGTCGCAATGCAGCTGACTAGAACTTTAAAGAATAACCCTCGAAAAATTGCAGAAGCTATTTTGGAAGCATTAGACAAGGATAGTGCTTCTATTGAATCCTGTGAAATCGCAGGACCAGGGTTTATTAACTTTAAAATTAAAAGTACGTCTTTGGCACAAGTTATTTCACGTGTTCTTGAAGAAGGGGATGCTTATGGAACAAACAATTCAGGAAATGGATTGAAAGTGAATGTAGAATATGTTTCTGCGAATCCAACAGGTGATTTGCATCTTGGACATGCACGTGGGGCTGCATGGGGAGATTCTATTACACGTTTGATGAAAGCAAGCGGCTATGATGTTACGCGTGAATATTATGTAAATGATGCAGGAAATCAAATCGTGAATCTGGGAAAATCTTTACAGGCACGTTATCGTGAACATTTAGGTCTTTCTTTTGTGTTGCCTGAAGATGGATACCATGGAGAAGATGTTAAAAAGATTGCCATTGAACTTGCAGAAGAATATAAAGACCGCTATGTAGAGGAAACAGAAGAAAACTTAAAATTCTTCAAGGAAAAAGGAATTGAATTTGAACTTGCGAAAATCCGCAAAGACCTGGATAACTTCCGTGTGCATTTTGATGTATGGAGCAGTGAGCAGAAAATTCGTGATGATGGTAAAGTAGAAAAAGCTTTAGATGTTCTTGCAGAAAAAGGATTAAGTTATGAGCAGGATGGAGCTTTATGGTTTGCGACAACAAAATTTGGTGATGATAAAGATCGTGTATTAAGAAAAACAGATGGTTCTTATACATACTTAGTGCCGGATATTGCATATCATAAGGATAAGTTAGACCGTGGATTTGATTTGCTTGTAGATTTGCTTGGAGCAGATCACCATGGATATATCCCTCGTTTAAAAGCTAGTATTGAAGCATTAGGAAATGATCCTGATAAATTGCAGGTAGATATTATCCAGATGGTTCGTCTTGTAGAAAATGGGGAAGAAGTAAAAATGAGCAAGCGTTTAGGAAACGCAGTTACGATTCGTGAATTATGCGAGGAAGTAGGCGTTGATGCTGTTCGTTACTTCTTTGTTCAGCGTGCAGTAGATACACACTTTGATTTTGATTTGGGCCTTGCCAGAAAACAAAGCAATGACAATCCTGTATACTATGCGCAATATGCACATGCACGTATTTGTTCAATTCTTCGTCAGGCTCCAGAATTTAAGGAAGCGCAGTCTTATGAACTGTTAACACATGAAAAAGAAATTTCTTTAATGAAATATATCAATGAATTTACAAATGTAGTAAGCGATGCGGCAAAAACAAGAGCACCGCATAAGGTGTGCAACTACATTCAGAAACTAGCACAGTATTTCCACAGTTTCTATAATGCTTGTAAAGTTATTGATCCACAGCAGGAAGAATTGTCAGCACAGCGTTTAGCACTGTTGAAAGCAACAAAAATTACTTTGAAAAATGCTTTAAATTTAGTTGGTGTTGAAGCCATTGAAAAAATGTAGGAGGAATTAATATACATGAAAAAAGCAATGATTGACGTAGCTTATGATATTTTATCAAGTAAGGATAAAGCATTGACCTTTATCGAACTTTGGAATGAAGTATGCCAAATTGCGGGTTTCACAAAACAACAGGAAGAAGATAATATCGCGCAGTTGTACAGTGATTTATCTCTTGATGATCGTTTTGTATGTGTAAAAGATAATAAATGGGATTTAAGAGAACGTCATACGTATCATGAAGTAGTTGTTGATACAAGCGATATTCTAATTGATGAAGATAATGAAGATGCTTCTGATTTTGATGAAGAGGAAGAATCTGAAAAAGAAACATCAGAAGAGTTTTAAGATGGACATTGTCCATCTTTTTCTTATGCCTTTTGTGAAATTGTGAACGTTTTTACTTTTCAAAAAGGCGAAAATGAAGTAGAATAATAATGTATTTAGTATACAACAAGGAGGAATTGAAAATGTTAGTATCAGCAACTGAAATGATTAACAAAGCTCACGAAGGGCATTATGCAATCGGTGCTTTCAACATCAACAACTTGGAATGGACAAAAGCTATTTTAGCAGCAGCTGAAGAAGCAAAATCTCCAGTTATGTTAGGAGTATCTGAAGGTGCAGCTAAATATATGTGTGGATTCAAAACTGTAGCAGCTATGGTTAAAGAAGTTCACGATGCAATGGGAATTACTGTACCTGTAGCATTACACCTTGATCATGGTTCTTATGATGGTGCAAAAGCAGCTATCGAAGCAGGATTTACTTCTGTAATGTTTGATGGTTCTCACTATGCATTCGAAGAAAACTTAGAAAAATCAAAAGAAATGATCGAACTAGCTCACTCTAAAGGATTGTCAATTGAGTGTGAAGTTGGTGGAATCGGTGGAGAAGAAGACGGTGTCGTATCTGCTGGTGAATTAGCTGATCCTCAGGAATGTAAAACAATCGCTGAATTAGGTGTAGACTTCCTAGCAGCTGGTATCGGAAATATCCATGGTAAATACCCTGCTGACTGGAAAGGATTAAGCTTTGATCGTCTAGAAGAAATTCAGGCAGTAACAAATGGTAAACCATTAGTATTACATGGTGGTTCAGGAATCCCTGCTGATCAGATCGCAAAAGCTATCTCTTTAGGTGTTTCTAAAATCAACGTAAACACTGAATTACAGTTAGAATTTGCTGCAGCTACTCGTAAATACATCGAAGCTGGTAAAGACAACGAAGGTAAAGGATACGATCCACGTAAACTGTTAAAACCAGGTGCAGAAGCAATCACAGCAAAAGTAATTTCTATGATGAAAGAATTCGGTTCTTTTGGAAAAGCTGAATAATTAAAAATATTTTATAGGAAAAAGGTCAGTTTACCGTATGGTTACTGACCTTTTTTGCATCAATCTATAGATATACAGTTATAAGCAATCTATCTGTATGCGTTTACATTGAAAACTTGCATTTTGACTGATAATTTGTTATTCTAATAGTAGAATATTACCAAAGGAGGTAACTTATGCCTTTAAAACATGCAATTTTAGGTCTTTTGAATTATGCTGATATGACTGGATATGATATCGACCGATATTTTAAATCTTCGATTGCGTTTTTCTGGTATGCGCAAACATCTCAAATTTATAAAGAACTAAATACTTTAATGAAACATCATTGGGTTGATTCAGAAATCGTATATCAAAGTGATAAACCAAATAAGAAAGTCTTCCATATTACGGAAGAGGGAAAGGTTGAACTTCACCATTGGCTGGCAGATGCCGATCTTAGTGAAATCATGAAATATAAAAATCCTTTGTTGATGAAAATCTTTTTCTCCAGTGAGATTGATGTAGATCAAACTATGCGCTTGCTGGAAAAATATATACGAGAATGCTCGGATGTTATAGATGCCATGAATGATGATATCAACAAAATTCCAGAGTTTGAAAAAGCCATCCAAAAAGAGAATGAATCTTTTTATTGGGGGATGACGATGACCTATGGCTTTATGTATTATCAAAATGAAATCAAGTGGGCAAACTGGTGCATTGATAAGTTAAAAGAAAAAATTGGATAATATCGTATGTATACAAAGCAAATATATTGATCATTTTAAATAAACAAAAAGGAGATGCATAAAGATGATGTATCTCTTTTTGAATTGGAAATTATAACGAATAAAAAGAAGTACGTATGCTTTATAAATTTTAAAGAAAAAAGCATGGATTCTTTGTAGGAAAACAGATTTGCAGGGTTTGTTTCATCTCTTTTTTTCATCTTTGTTTTATGTTATGATGTTAAGCATGGAGATGATACAAATGCACATAAAAACGGTAATTTGTGATATAGATGGAACTTTAATGGCACCTGGAGGGGGCTTATATGTTAGTGAGCAAGTAAAACAGAAAATGATTGATTTACAGGAAAAGGGAATTCTCATCATTCTTGCATCTGCACGTATTTTTCAAGGGGTTCTTCCTTTAGCCTATCAGATTGAAATGGACAAATATGGCGGATATATTCTTTCCAGTAATGGCACTTATGCTTATGATATGAAACATAAGAAAATGCTGTTTTGTGAAGGAATTCAAAAGGAAGATGCGTTTGAAATGTGGAATTTGTGTAGAAAAGAAGGAGTGGATTTTGGGATTGCACAGCCTTCCTGTATGGTGGCTTCTGGATTTAGTACAGGATTTTATCAGGATCACTTCAATTGTGATATTGATTTTATGATTACCACAAGACCACAGGAACATGTGGATAAAGAAATATCAAAATGCATGGTTTCTTCTAATAAGGAAAAAATAGATATAGCTTATCCTGTTTTAAAAGAAAATATTGAGTCAAAGTATCCTTATGTGGTTGTTAGAAGCACAGATACAGTATTGGATATCGTAAAAAAGGGATGTGGGAAAAAAGAAGGTCTGCAGAAGCTGATGACTTCTGTTCACTTATCTTTTGATGAAGCTGCCGCAATTGGGGATGGAAACAGTGATGCGTTAATGATTCAGGAAAGTGTTTTTGGTGCTACATTAGAAAATGGAAGTGCATTATGTAAACAATATGCAGATATGATAACACCATCCTATAAAGAAGATGGATGTCTTGCTTTTTTTGAGAAAATCATGGATTTATAAGAAATGTAGTATGGTATACTTATAATGTTAGAAAAGAGGTAATAAACGATGGAAATGGGAAGAAATACACAGTGCTGGTGTGGCAGTGGAAAAAAATATAAACAATGTCATGAAAAATTTGATGAAAAATATGCAAAGCTGGCAAGAGAAAAAAATATTATGCCAAGTCGAGAGCTGATAAAAAATGAAAAAGATATTATCGGAATTAAGAAAAGCGCAAAAATCAATACAGGAGTATTGGATCATGTCGCAAAGCATATTCATGCAGGGATGAGTACGGCAGATATTGATCAGCTGGTATATGATTATACGGTATCTCATGGGGCAATTCCTGCACCTTTGAATTATCAGGGGTTCCCGAAAAGCTGCTGTACTTCTGTAAATGATGAAGTGTGTCATGGAATACCAGATGAAAATATTATTTTAAAAGAAGGAGATATCGTAAATGTAGATGTTTCTACGATTTATCATGGATATTTCTCTGATGCATCTCGTATGTTTATGATAGGAAACGTAAGTGAAGAGGCAAAACGATTAGTAGAAGTCACAAAAGAATGTTTGGAAATTGGTATTAAAGCTGTAAAACCATGGGGGCATTTAGGAGATATTGGTGCTGCAATTCAAGAACATGCACATAAAAACGGATACAGTGTTGTCATTGATTTTGCAGGACATGGGATTGGGAAAGAATTCCACGAAGATCCTATTGTGCCACATGTTGGTTTAAAAGGAAAAGGCATGATTTTAGCACCTGGTATGGTATTTACGATTGAACCAATGATCAATGAAGGAGATTATCATTTATATATTGATGAAGATAATGGATGGACTTCTTATACACAGGATGGAAAATTATCTGCACAATGGGAACATCAGCTGCTTGTGACAGAGCATGGTGTTGAAATTTTAAGTTATTAATAGAGGACAAATGTATGCGAGTTGTTTTACAAAGAGTCAAATATGCACAGGTAAAAGTAAATGATGCATGTATTGGAAAAATAGAAAAAGGGTTTATGCTTCTTGTGGGAATTACACAGGATGATACATTGGAAACGATTCAAAAAGTCGCAAAAAAATGTGCAGGACTTCGTATATTTGAAGATGAAGAAGGAAAAATGAACCTTTCTTTAGAAGATGTACAGGGAGATATTCTTTCTATTAGTCAGTTTACCCTTTATGCAGATTGTAAAAAAGGCAGAAGACCTAGCTTTGTAAAGGCGGCTAAAGGAGAACAGGCAAATGCACTTTATGAAGCGTTTAATGAAGAATTAAGAAACTATGGAATCCATGTGGAAACAGGAGAATTTGGTGCAGATATGAAAGTAGAACTGTTAAATGATGGACCGGTTACTATTCTTTTAGATAGTGATGAGTTATAGGAGGAAAGCATGGGAAAAATCATTTATGGAAATGAAGTTGCGAAAACAGTCAAAGATGATTTAAAAAAAGACTTGGATCGATTAAAAAAAGAAGGGAAGCGTTTGCCAAAGCTGGTTGTTGTGCTGGTTGGAAATAATGTTGCCAGTGTTTCTTATGTGACAGGAAAAGAGAAAGCATGTAAAGAAATTGGCATGGAAAATGAACTTCTTCGCTTTGAGGAAAATATTCGTGAAGAAAAACTATTGGAAGTTGTGGAAAACTTAAACAAAGATGATAGTGTGGATGGTATTTTGGTACAGCTTCCTTTGCCTAAGCATATTGATGAAAGCAAAGTTTTACAGGCAATTGATCCAGAAAAAGATGTTGATGGTTTTCATCCTGTGAATGTTGGAAAATTACTGCTTCAGGAAGATGGTTTTCTTTCTTGTACACCAAAAGGAATCCTTCGTTTATTAGAATCCATTGGGCTAAGTGATTTAAGCGGGAAAAAAGCAGTTGTGATTGGAAGAAGCAATATTGTTGGAAAACCGGTTGCTCAGCTGTTGTTAAATAAGCATGCGACCGTGACAATTTGTCATTCACGTACAGAACATATTGAAGAAATAACCTCACAGGCAGATATTTTGATCGTATCAGTAGGAAGTCCTCGTCTTGTAAAGGCAAACTGGATAAAAGAAGGTGCGATTGTCATTGATGTGGGAATTAATCGTGATGAACATAACAAACTATGCGGAGATGTGGATTTTCAGGAAGTAGAACCTAAAACGTCTTATATTACACCAGTTCCAAAAGGGGTTGGTCCGATGACGATTGCGATGCTTTTGGAAAATACATGGGAATCTTATTATAAAAGAGAAGGAAAAAAACAGGAGATGTAAATATGATACAGCATGACTATGATTTAAATGATATTGTAGAAATGAAAAAAGAACACCCTTGTCATAAATCGAAATACTGGAAAATCATTCGTATGGGGGCAGATATACGTATTAAATGTTTAGGGTGTGGAACCAGCGTATTATTTCCAAGGACAGAATTTGAAAGAAAACTAAAAAAAGTCGTAGAAAAAGCAGGAAAAGAGGAAGAATAAAGAAAAAGTGCAGCTAGACAGCAAACGCAATATATGTCTGGGCGCACTTTTTTATAGTAAATCCTTTAGTGTGTACTGATGAAATACATTTTTAAATTCCTTCGATGCTTCATATGCGATTTTTTTCATTTTACAGTTTTTAGAGGCAAGTGGACATGTAGTATCTTTATGAAAACATTCCACTATAGATAAAGTATCCTCCGTAAGTTCTAATAAAGTACCTAGATTAATGTCTTCTGGTTTCATTCCTAATCGCAATCCGCCATTTCTACCCTGACGGGCAAGGACATAGTTTTCTTTTGATAAAAGATAGATTACTTTTTTCATATGATGTATTGATGTATGTAATTCTTTTGCCAGGGAATCTACGGTCCAGCGATCTTCTGGATAGGATGCCAATTGGATAAGAGCTCTAAAACTATAATCACTAAATTTTGATAGCTGCATAAAAATACCTCATTCATTCTTTGCAGATAGTATAGCTTATCAATTTTTAAAAGGCAAGGAAAAACAAAAAGGTGCATTTCAATTGCACAATTTAATTAGTTCTATTATAATAGCCACGTAATCAAAAAAGAGAGGTAAAATTTATGTTAGATAACAAAACAATTGAGATTATTAAAAGTACAGTACCAGCTTTAAAAGAGCACGGTTTAGAAATAACAAAAACATTTTA encodes:
- a CDS encoding PadR family transcriptional regulator, giving the protein MPLKHAILGLLNYADMTGYDIDRYFKSSIAFFWYAQTSQIYKELNTLMKHHWVDSEIVYQSDKPNKKVFHITEEGKVELHHWLADADLSEIMKYKNPLLMKIFFSSEIDVDQTMRLLEKYIRECSDVIDAMNDDINKIPEFEKAIQKENESFYWGMTMTYGFMYYQNEIKWANWCIDKLKEKIG
- a CDS encoding HAD-IIB family hydrolase, which translates into the protein MHIKTVICDIDGTLMAPGGGLYVSEQVKQKMIDLQEKGILIILASARIFQGVLPLAYQIEMDKYGGYILSSNGTYAYDMKHKKMLFCEGIQKEDAFEMWNLCRKEGVDFGIAQPSCMVASGFSTGFYQDHFNCDIDFMITTRPQEHVDKEISKCMVSSNKEKIDIAYPVLKENIESKYPYVVVRSTDTVLDIVKKGCGKKEGLQKLMTSVHLSFDEAAAIGDGNSDALMIQESVFGATLENGSALCKQYADMITPSYKEDGCLAFFEKIMDL
- a CDS encoding methionyl aminopeptidase, whose translation is MEMGRNTQCWCGSGKKYKQCHEKFDEKYAKLAREKNIMPSRELIKNEKDIIGIKKSAKINTGVLDHVAKHIHAGMSTADIDQLVYDYTVSHGAIPAPLNYQGFPKSCCTSVNDEVCHGIPDENIILKEGDIVNVDVSTIYHGYFSDASRMFMIGNVSEEAKRLVEVTKECLEIGIKAVKPWGHLGDIGAAIQEHAHKNGYSVVIDFAGHGIGKEFHEDPIVPHVGLKGKGMILAPGMVFTIEPMINEGDYHLYIDEDNGWTSYTQDGKLSAQWEHQLLVTEHGVEILSY
- the dtd gene encoding D-aminoacyl-tRNA deacylase, which produces MRVVLQRVKYAQVKVNDACIGKIEKGFMLLVGITQDDTLETIQKVAKKCAGLRIFEDEEGKMNLSLEDVQGDILSISQFTLYADCKKGRRPSFVKAAKGEQANALYEAFNEELRNYGIHVETGEFGADMKVELLNDGPVTILLDSDEL
- the folD gene encoding bifunctional methylenetetrahydrofolate dehydrogenase/methenyltetrahydrofolate cyclohydrolase FolD, which codes for MGKIIYGNEVAKTVKDDLKKDLDRLKKEGKRLPKLVVVLVGNNVASVSYVTGKEKACKEIGMENELLRFEENIREEKLLEVVENLNKDDSVDGILVQLPLPKHIDESKVLQAIDPEKDVDGFHPVNVGKLLLQEDGFLSCTPKGILRLLESIGLSDLSGKKAVVIGRSNIVGKPVAQLLLNKHATVTICHSRTEHIEEITSQADILIVSVGSPRLVKANWIKEGAIVIDVGINRDEHNKLCGDVDFQEVEPKTSYITPVPKGVGPMTIAMLLENTWESYYKREGKKQEM
- a CDS encoding DUF951 domain-containing protein, coding for MIQHDYDLNDIVEMKKEHPCHKSKYWKIIRMGADIRIKCLGCGTSVLFPRTEFERKLKKVVEKAGKEEE
- a CDS encoding RrF2 family transcriptional regulator; the encoded protein is MQLSKFSDYSFRALIQLASYPEDRWTVDSLAKELHTSIHHMKKVIYLLSKENYVLARQGRNGGLRLGMKPEDINLGTLLELTEDTLSIVECFHKDTTCPLASKNCKMKKIAYEASKEFKNVFHQYTLKDLL